A genome region from Festucalex cinctus isolate MCC-2025b chromosome 17, RoL_Fcin_1.0, whole genome shotgun sequence includes the following:
- the LOC144005023 gene encoding LOW QUALITY PROTEIN: E3 ubiquitin-protein ligase TRIM35-like (The sequence of the model RefSeq protein was modified relative to this genomic sequence to represent the inferred CDS: inserted 3 bases in 2 codons; deleted 3 bases in 2 codons; substituted 3 bases at 3 genomic stop codons) yields the protein MAGRFEDDLHCPTCLEIFKDPVVLPCNHNFCCACVQQWWQEKGDXSCPVCWTECRSMDVPSNLALRNICEAFSQXSVESENVCSXHKEKLKLFCVEHQEVVCLVCVDTRRHAGHKFCSINEVVKGHKQKLQVSLQCAKQTLEDDXESRDCWNEQVMYIKFQRETVESKIKKDFEELRXFLQAEEEARLSAVREEEEEKSRMMKEKVESLDRDMAAVSDAIRSAEEHLTSDPISFMINFKNVMARIHTLSYHCYILSDTLLDEAKHVGNLKFSVWERMKETFSYSPVILDPVTAGPELTLSEDLTSVSCRREGQKRPRNPEGFKWHDVVGSVLALGTHTWDVEVGDNNNWQVGVSWGYFSQTKQMQRWVISFCLGTYNKFDHSLEPWDPPVKLKRIRVQVDTNKKTVSFSESLTDTELCKTDPRNWPYLSDNMFPFFCTTDEIPLQIIPLACRHVTIQSQ from the exons ATGGCTGGAAGATTTGAGGATGATCTCCACTGTCCGACATGTTTGGAGATCTTTAAAGATCCTGTCGTGCTGCCGTGCAATCACAACTTttgttgtgcgtgtgtgcagcAGTGGTGGCAGGAGAAAGGAGATTGATCGTGTCCAGTCTGTTGGACGGAGTGTCGATCGATGGATGTGCCTTCAAATTTGGCCCTGAGGAACATCTGCGAGGCCTTTTCAC ACTCAGTGGAGTCGGAAAACGTCTGCAGCTAGCACAAGGAGAaactgaaactt ttttgtgtggaacaCCAGGAAGTCGTGTGCCTCGTCTGCGTAGACACAAGACGCCACGCCGGCCACAAGTTCTGCTCAATCAATGAAGTTGTGAAAGGTCACAAACAGAAACTTCAGGTAAGCCTGCAGTGCGCGAAGCAAACACTGGAAGATGA AGAGTCAAGAGACTGCTGGAATGAACAAGTGATGTACATTAAGTTCCAGAGGGAGACTGTGGAAAGCAAGATTAAGAAGGATTTCGAGGAGCTTCGTTGATTCCTGCAGGCTGAGGAGGAGGCCAGGTTGTCTGCTgtgagggaggaagaggaggagaagagtCGGATGATGAAGGAGAAGGTTGAGAGTCTCGACAGAGACATGGCCGCCGTGTCAGACGCGATCAGAAGCGCAGAGGAGCATCTGACCTCTGACCCCATTTCCTTCATGATAAACTTCAAGAATGTGATGGCCAGAATCCATACGCTTTCGTACCACTGCTATATACTCTCAGATACTCTGCTGGACGAAGCCAAGCATGTGGGCAACCTCAAGTTCAGCGTGTGGGAACGAATGAAGGAGACCTTCTCCTACAGTCCCGTCATTCTGGACCCAGTCACTGCCGGTCCAGAACTCACTCTGTCTGAAGATCTGACCAGTGTGAGTTGTCGTCGAGAAGGACAAAAGCGTCCAAGGAATCCAGAGGGGTTCAAGTGGCATGATGTTGTTGGTTCTGTTTTGGCCTTGGGA ACACACACGTGGGATGTTGAGGTGGGAGACAACAATAACTGGCAAGTGGGGGTGTCCTGGGGGTACTTTTCTCAGACAAAACAAATGCAACGCTGGGTCATTTCGTTTTGTTTGGGCACTTACAACAAATTTGATCACTCACTTGAACCCTGGGATCCGCCAGTGAAGCTGAAGAGGATCCGTGTACAAGTGGACacgaacaaaaaaacagtttcatTCTCTGAATCTCTTACGGACACTGAATTGTGCAAAACAGATCCTCGCAATTGGCCATATTTGTCTGACAACATGTTTCCTTTCTTTTGCACAACTGATGAAATTCCTCTGCAAATAATTCCACTTGCCTGTCGTCATGTTACGATTCAAAGTCAGTGA
- the LOC144005022 gene encoding E3 ubiquitin-protein ligase TRIM35-like — protein MASRVVDHLHCPTCLEIFKDPVVLPCSHNFCRACVHQWWERKEDRSCPVCRTECRSMDVPSNLALRNICEAFSQDSVESENVCSLHKEKLKLFCVDHQELVCLICRDAEIHTDHKFRPLDEVYKDDKEMLREGLQDAKKTLKDYKKISDNWHEQATYIKVQRETAESKIKKDFEELRRFLRADEEARLSAVREEEEEKSRMMKEKILALGRDMAAVSDVIRSTEEHLTSDPVSFMKNFQSAMSKIQKLPNRPKWPRQGALLDKAKHVGNLKFSVWERMKETVSYSPVILDPNTAGTALSLSEDLTSVSCQEEQQRPKNPERFVWNRVLGSALTSRRHTWEVEVGDNKNWQLGVAWGDPLMSYDMKIWTITFRDGEYMKFDGVFGSWDVPPVTLQRIRVHVDMNERSVSFCESRTNMELCKMNPSNWLPMSDSMKVFPYFRTRDKIPLQLIPLPCDGVKDLLERKSQKSVCPFLKNDHPHAALLLVRGKHLTL, from the coding sequence ATGGCCAGCCGAGTTGTGGATCATCTCCACTGTCCAACCTGTTTGGAGATCTTTAAAGATCCTGTCGTTCTGCCGTGCAGTCACAACTTCTGTCGTGCGTGTGTGCATCAGTGGTGGGAGCGGAAAGAAGATCGATCGTGTCCAGTCTGTCGGACGGAGTGTCGATCGATGGATGTGCCTTCAAATTTGGCCCTGAGGAACATCTGCGAGGCCTTTTCACAAGACTCAGTGGAGTCGGAAAACGTCTGCAGTTTGCACAAGGAGAAACTGAAACTCTTCTGCGTGGACCACCAGGAGCTTGTGTGCCTCATCTGTAGGGATGCCGAAATCCACACTGACCACAAGTTCCGTCCCCTCGATGAAGTTTACAAAGATGACAAGGAAATGCTTCGCGAAGGCCTGCAGGACGCAAAGAAAACGCTCAAAGATTACAAAAAGATAAGCGACAACTGGCATGAACAAGCGACGTACATCAAGGTCCAGAGGGAAACAGCGGAAAGCAAGATTAAGAAGGATTTCGAGGAGCTCCGTCGATTCCTGCGGGCCGACGAGGAGGCCAGGTTGTCTGCTgtgagggaggaagaggaggagaagagtCGGATGATGAAGGAGAAGATTCTGGCTCTCGGCAGAGACATGGCCGCCGTGTCCGACGTGATCAGAAGCACAGAGGAGCATCTGACCTCTGACCCCGTTTCCTTCATGAAGAACTTCCAGTCTGCGATGAGCAAAATCCAGAAGCTGCCCAACAGGCCCAAGTGGCCCCGACAAGGAGCTCTGCTGGACAAAGCCAAGCATGTGGGCAACCTCAAGTTCAGCGTGTGGGAACGAATGAAGGAGACAGTCTCCTACAGTCCCGTCATTCTGGACCCAAACACGGCCGGTACAGCACTCAGTCTGTCTGAAGATCTGACCAGTGTGAGTTGTCAAGAAGAACAGCAGCGTCCGAAAAATCCAGAGAGGTTTGTCTGGAACCGAGTGCTTGGTTCTGCTTTGACTTCAAGAAGGCACACGTGGGAAGTGGAGGTGGGAGACAACAAAAACTGGCAACTGGGGGTGGCCTGGGGGGATCCTCTGATGTCATATGATATGAAAATATGGACCATTACATTTCGTGATGGTGAATACATGAAGTTTGATGGCGTTTTTGGATCGTGGGACGTGCCGCCAGTGACGCTACAGAGGATCCGAGTTCACGTGGACATGAACGAAAGATCCGTTTCATTCTGTGAATCTCGTACAAACATGGAATTGTGCAAAATGAATCCTTCCAATTGGCTACCGATGTCTGACAGCATGAAAGTGTTTCCTTATTTTAGGACACGTGATAAAATTCCTCTGCAATTAATTCCACTTCCATGTGATGGAGTCAAGGATCTTCTTGAAAGGAAAAGCCAAAAGTCCGTTTGTccgtttttgaaaaatgaccATCCTCATGCcgctctcctgctcgtccggGGAAAACACCTAACACTCTGA